One Microplitis demolitor isolate Queensland-Clemson2020A chromosome 2, iyMicDemo2.1a, whole genome shotgun sequence DNA segment encodes these proteins:
- the LOC106693754 gene encoding uncharacterized protein LOC106693754, with translation MIKSLSIDTPTNDVIPTASFYIIDKNKSKIFCRAIIDTGSSTNFISSDLASVSNLPQKKCHVPIGALNELSTIANQWITTTIYSNNNKYKKTIDFLIIPKITSTPDQQINRQNINIPANINLADPEFHKPAPVQLLLGAGISLSLLCVGQIRLCQSPYPDLYLQKTFAGWIIGGTIPELFNNFSKCNLTTIQNDIERFWEIEEVTNIKHLSKCEAICEEHYKKHVTRNADGRYVVALPFNEKKTQLGSSRSMALKRLFSIEKRFKKEPNLYEQYKAVIDEYIELGHMIKIKGEPEDGFYLPHHAVIKNSSQTTKVRVVFDSSAASSTGVSLNDALEVGPVIQDDLLSYVLWFRIPEYLITGDIEKMFRQVLIREEDQKYLRILWREQDGTISTYQLTTDTFGLCPASFIAIRSIHQLCEDEKHRYPRAAASLKRRLYVDDYIDGDKTTEGAIQLRDEVIALLKAGGFNLRQCASNSTKVLQDLPDCSINKQLQDKNDPTLKTLDWDESVPMGIQTAWDSFIDQLTILNDISFDRKMLHNKLVKVQLHGFCDASEKAYGAYIYLRSTNKNGNVKIGLLCAKSRVAPIKTAQTIPKLELCAALLLASLYSKVKSSIDIHINESIFWTDSMITIHWIRKSPHMLKTFVANRVSEIQSKTEPTNWRHVRTYDNPADLLSRGMLPEEFAQATIWRKGPVWLSEREEEWPKQPSNLDIELTEIPELRKITCLITKTIDDDILHRYSSYSELQRIIALCLRFKISNKNKGDIKISELQDASIITLKLVQQQAFSKEISCIQQKLPLSTKSKILCLRPFIDENGILRVGGRIQQSELTYNQRHPMLLPKSHKITDLIIQREHINGLHSGVQLTVNNLHLNYWPIDAIFICLATKAIHVEAVSDLSTESFLGALRRFIGRRGLSASIHSDNGTNFVGANNELKELAELFASDQHKLQVNNYLTLKHITWHFIPPRSPHVGGIWEAAVKSFKYHLKRVMGNELYTFEQFNTLTTEIEAILNSRPLTNISINPNDPVPLTPAHFLIGDSLMSLPENNFIDTPSNRLSSWEQIQKIKQHFWERWHKEYLHQLNIRHKWQTGEHPIKEGSIVIIRDDNIPPLEWRLGRVLEACESADGVIRTVRVKTSTGELIRNVKGLAPLPINRDIND, from the exons ATGATCAAGTCATTAAGCATCGACACCCCAACAAATGACGTCATTCCGACGGCCTCATTCTATATCATCGATaagaataaatcaaaaatattttgtcgaGCAATTATCGATACTGGTTCttctactaattttatttcaagtgaTCTTGCATCAGTCTCAAACTTACCACAGAAGAAATGTCATGTACCTATTGGtgcattaaatgaattatctACAATAGCTAATCAATGGATTACTACAACTATCTATTCTaacaataacaaatataagaaaactatcgattttttaatcataccAAAAATAACGTCAACTCCAGATCAACAAATCAATCGTCAAAACATCAACATTCCCGCAAACATCAATTTAGCTGACCCAGAGTTTCACAAGCCAGCTCCAGTACAATTGTTGCTCGGTGCAGGTATATCCTTATCTCTCCTTTGTGTTGGACAAATAAGACTATGTCAATCGCCCTATCCAGACTTATACCTACAGAAGACCTTTGCTGGATGGATAATAGGAGGAACTATACCAGAATTATTCAACAACTTttcaaaatgtaatttaacaaCGATACAAAATGACATAGAGAGGTTCTGGGAAATCGAAGAAGTTACTAATATCAAACACTTATCTAAATGTGAAGCAATATGCGAAGAACATTACAAAAAACATGTTACTCGTAATGCAGACGGCAGGTACGTAGTAGCACTTCCTTTCAATGAAAAGAAAACACAACTTGGATCATCACGTAGCATGGCTTTAAAACGTTTGTTCAGTATCGAAAAACGATTTAAAAAGGAACCTAATCTATATGAACAATATAAAGCGGTCATTGATGAATACATCGAATTAGGACACATGATCAAAATAAAAGGGGAACCGGAAGACGGTTTTTATCTACCCCATCATGCCGTAATCAAGAATTCAAGTCAAACAACGAAGGTACGAGTGGTCTTTGACAGCTCTGCAGCGTCTAGCACAGGTGTCTCACTCAACGACGCACTGGAGGTAGGGCCCGTTATACAAGATGATCTGCTGTCTTACGTCCTTTGGTTTCGTATAcctgaatatttaataactggagacattgaaaaaatgttCCGACAAGTTCTAATAAGAGAAGaagatcaaaaatatttacgtatCTTGTGGCGAGAACAAGATGGAACAATCTCAACTTATCAATTAACTACTGACACTTTCGGACTCTGTCCAGCCTCATTTATCGCTATCAGATCTATCCATCAATTATGTGAAGACGAAAAACATCGATATCCAAGAGCAGCTGCTAGTCTGAAGAGACGTCTTTATGTAGATGACTACATAGACGGAGACAAAACAACTGAAGGAGCAATTCAACTAAGAGACGAAGTTATTGCACTTCTTAAAGCTGGTGGTTTCAATCTTAGACAATGCGCATCCAATTCAACCAAGGTGTTACAAGACTTACCTGACTGTAGCATAAACAAGCAATTACAAGACAAAAACGACCCAACCCTAAAAACCTTAG acTGGGATGAATCAGTACCAATGGGAATTCAAACCGCTTGGGATTCATTTATTGATCAATTAACAATACTTAATGATATATCGTTCGATCGTAAAATGTTGCATAATAAACTAGTTAAAGTTCAACTACATGGTTTCTGTGACGCAAGTGAAAAGGCTTACGGAgcttacatatatttaagatCAACCAATAAAAACGGTAACGTGAAGATTGGATTACTTTGTGCCAAATCAAGAGTTGCTCCTATCAAAACTGCTCAAACTATCCCAAAATTAGAATTGTGCGCCGCATTACTTTTAGCAAGTCTATATTCAAAGGTGAAATCATCTATCGACATCCATATTAACGAATCAATATTTTGGACGGATTCTATGATAACCATTCATTGGATTCGTAAATCGCCTCACATGCTTAAAACATTTGTGGCTAATCGAGTATCTGAGATACAATCTAAAACAGAACCCACAAATTGGAGgcatgtacgtacgtatgacAATCCAGCTGATCTATTATCTCGGGGGATGCTACCTGAAGAGTTTGCCCAAGCGACTATATGGAGAAAAGGACCAGTGTGGCTATCCGAGAGAGAAGAAGAATGGCCTAAACAACCTTCGAATCTAGATATAGAATTAACAGAGATACCTGAGCTCAGAAAAATCACTTgtttaataactaaaacaatAGACGACGATATTCTTCATCGATATTCATCATACTCGGAATTACAACGCATTATTGCACTATGTCTtcgtttcaaaatttcaaataaaaataagggtGATATCAAAATCTCAGAACTTCAAGATGCTTCAATTATTACACTAAAATTAGTACAACAACAAGCATTTTCAAAAGAGATATCATGCATTCAACAAAAATTACCTTTATCaacgaaaagtaaaattttatgcttGAGGCCATTTATTGACGAAAATGGAATCCTTAGAGTAGGAGGTAGAATTCAGCAATCTGAATTAACTTATAATCAACGACATCCAATGTTATTACCAAAATCACATAAaataactgatttaattattcaacgtGAACATATAAATGGTTTACACAGTGGCGTACAATTAACTGTAAACAATctgcatttaaattattggcCTATTGATG cgATTTTTATTTGTCTTGCAACCAAGGCGATTCACGTTGAAGCTGTTAGTGACCTCAGTACAGAGAGTTTTTTAGGAGCTCTACGAAGATTCATTGGAAGACGAGGACTAAGCGCTTCAATTCATTCCGATAACGGCACAAATTTTGTTGGTGCCAATAATGAGTTAAAGGAATTAGCTGAGTTATTTGCATCTGACCAACACAAACTCCAAGTgaacaattatttaacactTAAACATATAACCTGGCATTTTATACCTCCTCGATCTCCTCACGTTGGAGGAATTTGGGAGGCAGCTGTAAAATCTTTCAAATATCATCTAAAACGAGTAATGGGAAATGAACTCTATACTTTTGAACAATTTAATACGCTGACTACAGAGATTGAGGCTATTCTCAATTCGCGAccattaacaaatatttccaTTAATCCTAATGATCCTGTCCCTCTCACTCCTGCTCACTTTCTTATTGGCGATTCTCTTATGAGTCTACctgaaaacaattttatagatACTCCATCGAATCGATTATCTAGTTGGGAACAAATCCAAAAAATCAAGCAGCATTTTTGGGAAAGGTGGCACAAGGAGTACCTACATCAATTAAATATCAGACATAAATGGCAGACAGGAGAGCATCCGATCAAAGAAGGCTCAATTGTCATTATTCGAGACGATAACATACCACCTCTTGAATGGCGCCTGGGAAGGGTGTTAGAGGCTTGTGAAAGCGCTGACGGAGTGATAAGAACAGTGCGAGTGAAAACATCTACTGGTGAACTAATCCGTAATGTAAAGGGACTAGCACCATTACCAATAAATAGAGACATTAATGACTAA
- the LOC106693752 gene encoding uncharacterized protein LOC106693752 — protein MATKEVTNLKRRRGDIKSRITRLNTFITNSNESTSNEQIQTRVEALTDSFNSIYTIHEDLLEHDKDNAEDHNKEVIEIEEYYYNTIASARKITHDRTAKVDKNVRDQQQASSIQYNNNPSQNNDPVAIMKPHIRLPEISIPKFDGSIEKWQSFRDMFISRIGNNESLAGVDKITYLQNSLTGKAARAIEAIEPTETNYKIAWDILQRKYDNTRKAMLKHWSILNNYPRLQRDTPEALNDLIDIFRQHLRALKSLNEQVEECNGCILYILLTKINNHTKIQWESTLSDNKMPKYTSLIEFLEKRGNCSEYTSESKENPQKYNRDFKPNGKPQNQPNSKSFVTTNKVNNLYNNNQQNPLISTSNPTSTTAIQNTYPCPICKDAHTVYKCKTFISSPIEQRIQLTKKAGLC, from the coding sequence ATGGCAACTAAAGAAGTCACAAACTTAAAACGTCGTCGCGGAGACATTAAAAGTAGAATCACGcgattaaatacatttattacaaattctAACGAATCTACTAGCAACGAGCAGATTCAAACCAGAGTTGAAGCCCTTACCGAcagttttaattcaatttacacAATACACGAAGATTTACTTGAACATGATAAAGACAACGCAGAAGATCACAATAAAGaagtaattgaaattgaaGAATATTATTACAATACAATCGCATCAGCGCGCAAGATTACACACGATCGTACAGCTAAAGTTGACAAAAACGTTCGTGATCAGCAACAAGCTTCATCTATTCAATACAACAACAATCCTTCTCAAAATAATGATCCAGTGGCAATTATGAAACCACACATTCGACTTCCAGAAATATCTATTCCTAAATTCGATGGTAGTATTGAAAAATGGCAATCATTTCGAGATATGTTTATATCTCGAATCGGTAATAACGAATCTCTTGCGGGAGTagataaaattacatatttacaaaatagttTAACCGGAAAAGCAGCTCGTGCAATAGAAGCAATCGAACCAACGGAAACTAATTACAAGATAGCCTGGGATATTTTACAAAGGAAATACGATAATACACGTAAAGCTATGCTGAAGCACTGGTCAATTTTAAACAACTATCCTCGGTTGCAAAGGGATACTCCGGAAGCATTAAATGACCTGATCGACATCTTCAGGCAACATTTACGTGCCCTTAAATCCTTGAATGAGCAGGTAGAAGAATGTAACGggtgtattttatatatcttactcactaaaattaataatcataccAAAATTCAATGGGAATCTACGCTATCCGATAACAAAATGCCAAAATATACTTCTTTGATTGAATTCTTAGAAAAACGTGGTAATTGCTCAGAGTATACATCTGAGTCAAAAGAAAACccacaaaaatataatcgtgatTTTAAACCAAACGGTAAACCTCAAAATCAACCAAACAGTAAGTCATTTGTGACTACtaataaagttaataatttgtataacAATAATCAACAAAATCCATTAATATCTACGTCTAATCCAACATCAACCACAGCTATTCAGAATACATACCCATGTCCCATCTGTAAAGATGCACACACAGTTTACAAATGCAAAACATTTATCTCATCGCCCATAGAGCAAAGAATTCAATTAACAAAAAAGGCAGGTCTATGCTAA